In a genomic window of Piliocolobus tephrosceles isolate RC106 chromosome 1, ASM277652v3, whole genome shotgun sequence:
- the CD1D gene encoding antigen-presenting glycoprotein CD1d isoform X2: MGCLLFLLLWALLQAWGSPEGPQRLFPLRFLQISSFANSNWTRTDVLAWLGELQTHSWSNDSDTIRSLKPWSQGTFSDQQWETLQRIFRVYRSSFTRDVKEFAKMLRLAYPMELQVSAGCEVHSGNASHNFFRVAFQGIDILSFQGTSWEPAQEAPLWVNLTIQVLNQDKWTRETLQWLLNDTCPQFVSGLLESGKSELEKQVKPKAWLSRGPSPGPGRLLLVCHVSGFYPKPVWVMWMRGEQEQQGTQRGDILPNADETWYLQATLEVAAGEAAGLSCRVKHSSLEGQDIILYWGGSHTSVGLVALAVLACLLFLLALIVGFTSWFKRQTSYQGIL; the protein is encoded by the exons ATGGGGTGCCTGCTGTTTCTGCTGCTCTGGGCGCTCCTCCAGGCTTGGGGAAGCCCTGAAG GCCCGCAAAGGCTTTTCCCCCTCCGCTTCCTCCAGATCTCGTCCTTCGCCAATAGCAACTGGACGCGCACCGATGTTTTGGCGTGGCTGGGGGAGCTGCAGACGCACAGCTGGAGCAACGACTCCGACACCATCCGCTCTCTGAAGCCTTGGTCCCAGGGCACGTTCAGCGACCAGCAGTGGGAGACGCTGCAGCGTATATTTCGGGTTTATCGAAGCAGCTTCACCAGGGACGTGAAGGAATTCGCCAAAATGCTGCGCTTAGCCT ATCCCATGGAGCTCCAGGTGTCCGCTGGCTGTGAGGTGCACTCTGGAAACGCCTCACATAACTTCTTCCGTGTAGCGTTTCAAGGAATAGATATCCTGAGTTTCCAAGGAACTTCTTGGGAGCCAGCCCAAGAGGCCCCACTTTGGGTAAACTTGACCATCCAAGTGCTCAATCAGGACAAGTGGACGAGGGAAACACTGCAGTGGCTCCTTAATGACACCTGCCCCCAATTTGTCAGTGGCCTCCTTGAGTCAGGGAAGTCGGAGCTGGAGAAGCAAG TGAAGCCCAAGGCCTGGCTGTCCCGTGGCCCCAGTCCTGGCCCTGGCCGTCTGCTGCTGGTGTGCCATGTCTCAGGATTCTACCCAAAGCCCGTGTGGGTGATGTGGATGCGGGGTGAGCAGGAGCAGCAGGGCACTCAGAGAGGGGACATCCTGCCCAATGCTGACGAGACATGGTATCTCCAAGCAACCCTGGAGGTGGCCGCTGGGGAGGCAGCTGGCCTGTCCTGTCGGGTGAAGCACAGCAGTCTAGAAGGCCAGGACATCATCCTCTACTGGG GTGGGAGCCACACCTCCGTGGGCTTGGTCGCCTTGGCAGTCCTGGCATGTTTGCTGTTCCTCCTTGCACTCATTGTAGGCTTTACCTCCTGGTTTAAGAGGCAAAC ttccTATCAGGGCATCCTGTGA
- the CD1D gene encoding antigen-presenting glycoprotein CD1d isoform X1 — protein MGCLLFLLLWALLQAWGSPEGPQRLFPLRFLQISSFANSNWTRTDVLAWLGELQTHSWSNDSDTIRSLKPWSQGTFSDQQWETLQRIFRVYRSSFTRDVKEFAKMLRLAYPMELQVSAGCEVHSGNASHNFFRVAFQGIDILSFQGTSWEPAQEAPLWVNLTIQVLNQDKWTRETLQWLLNDTCPQFVSGLLESGKSELEKQVKPKAWLSRGPSPGPGRLLLVCHVSGFYPKPVWVMWMRGEQEQQGTQRGDILPNADETWYLQATLEVAAGEAAGLSCRVKHSSLEGQDIILYWAGGSHTSVGLVALAVLACLLFLLALIVGFTSWFKRQTSYQGIL, from the exons ATGGGGTGCCTGCTGTTTCTGCTGCTCTGGGCGCTCCTCCAGGCTTGGGGAAGCCCTGAAG GCCCGCAAAGGCTTTTCCCCCTCCGCTTCCTCCAGATCTCGTCCTTCGCCAATAGCAACTGGACGCGCACCGATGTTTTGGCGTGGCTGGGGGAGCTGCAGACGCACAGCTGGAGCAACGACTCCGACACCATCCGCTCTCTGAAGCCTTGGTCCCAGGGCACGTTCAGCGACCAGCAGTGGGAGACGCTGCAGCGTATATTTCGGGTTTATCGAAGCAGCTTCACCAGGGACGTGAAGGAATTCGCCAAAATGCTGCGCTTAGCCT ATCCCATGGAGCTCCAGGTGTCCGCTGGCTGTGAGGTGCACTCTGGAAACGCCTCACATAACTTCTTCCGTGTAGCGTTTCAAGGAATAGATATCCTGAGTTTCCAAGGAACTTCTTGGGAGCCAGCCCAAGAGGCCCCACTTTGGGTAAACTTGACCATCCAAGTGCTCAATCAGGACAAGTGGACGAGGGAAACACTGCAGTGGCTCCTTAATGACACCTGCCCCCAATTTGTCAGTGGCCTCCTTGAGTCAGGGAAGTCGGAGCTGGAGAAGCAAG TGAAGCCCAAGGCCTGGCTGTCCCGTGGCCCCAGTCCTGGCCCTGGCCGTCTGCTGCTGGTGTGCCATGTCTCAGGATTCTACCCAAAGCCCGTGTGGGTGATGTGGATGCGGGGTGAGCAGGAGCAGCAGGGCACTCAGAGAGGGGACATCCTGCCCAATGCTGACGAGACATGGTATCTCCAAGCAACCCTGGAGGTGGCCGCTGGGGAGGCAGCTGGCCTGTCCTGTCGGGTGAAGCACAGCAGTCTAGAAGGCCAGGACATCATCCTCTACTGGG CAGGTGGGAGCCACACCTCCGTGGGCTTGGTCGCCTTGGCAGTCCTGGCATGTTTGCTGTTCCTCCTTGCACTCATTGTAGGCTTTACCTCCTGGTTTAAGAGGCAAAC ttccTATCAGGGCATCCTGTGA
- the CD1D gene encoding antigen-presenting glycoprotein CD1d isoform X3: protein MLRLAYPMELQVSAGCEVHSGNASHNFFRVAFQGIDILSFQGTSWEPAQEAPLWVNLTIQVLNQDKWTRETLQWLLNDTCPQFVSGLLESGKSELEKQVKPKAWLSRGPSPGPGRLLLVCHVSGFYPKPVWVMWMRGEQEQQGTQRGDILPNADETWYLQATLEVAAGEAAGLSCRVKHSSLEGQDIILYWGGSHTSVGLVALAVLACLLFLLALIVGFTSWFKRQTSYQGIL, encoded by the exons ATGCTGCGCTTAGCCT ATCCCATGGAGCTCCAGGTGTCCGCTGGCTGTGAGGTGCACTCTGGAAACGCCTCACATAACTTCTTCCGTGTAGCGTTTCAAGGAATAGATATCCTGAGTTTCCAAGGAACTTCTTGGGAGCCAGCCCAAGAGGCCCCACTTTGGGTAAACTTGACCATCCAAGTGCTCAATCAGGACAAGTGGACGAGGGAAACACTGCAGTGGCTCCTTAATGACACCTGCCCCCAATTTGTCAGTGGCCTCCTTGAGTCAGGGAAGTCGGAGCTGGAGAAGCAAG TGAAGCCCAAGGCCTGGCTGTCCCGTGGCCCCAGTCCTGGCCCTGGCCGTCTGCTGCTGGTGTGCCATGTCTCAGGATTCTACCCAAAGCCCGTGTGGGTGATGTGGATGCGGGGTGAGCAGGAGCAGCAGGGCACTCAGAGAGGGGACATCCTGCCCAATGCTGACGAGACATGGTATCTCCAAGCAACCCTGGAGGTGGCCGCTGGGGAGGCAGCTGGCCTGTCCTGTCGGGTGAAGCACAGCAGTCTAGAAGGCCAGGACATCATCCTCTACTGGG GTGGGAGCCACACCTCCGTGGGCTTGGTCGCCTTGGCAGTCCTGGCATGTTTGCTGTTCCTCCTTGCACTCATTGTAGGCTTTACCTCCTGGTTTAAGAGGCAAAC ttccTATCAGGGCATCCTGTGA